A single Anopheles funestus chromosome 2RL, idAnoFuneDA-416_04, whole genome shotgun sequence DNA region contains:
- the LOC125765035 gene encoding cysteine sulfinic acid decarboxylase: protein MASDNRNCESEKQVEVQLNGHTSTPKNGPLRAEDEWTILEHVFRVLADEGYLGPETHQKPVVTFEYPDDLQKLIHFPMDEKTPNSAATVERIIRQVLQYSVRTGHNHFHNQLFAGVDPYGLTGSWITEALNTSQYTFEVGPTFTLIEDAVIDKCLRMFDFGDGDGILCPGGSMSNMYAMVAARYRTVPDVKRIGVSNLAEPLVVFTSEDAHYSITKGVHWLGIGLNNLVKVKSDRRGCMIPEELELAIQSVLDSGRKPFFVNATAGTTVLGAFDDFNLIADVCQRYGIWLHIDACLGGTAILSRRHKYLLNGVNRAQSLAWNPHKTLGAPLQCSIFLIKERGLLHECNAAKADYLFQQDKFYDISYDTGDKSVQCGRKVDAFKFWLMYKARGSDGLEALVDNAFECARSLHEQLRNRTGFRLVLEEFQYTNISFWYVPSWMRVAGPEHETSDWWQRLYSITADIKEQMVKCGTVLVGYVPLLHKGIGNFFRMVVTCHPRPTPETMQYIIDEIERVGEDLMPQKGACLSRKC from the exons ATGGCCTCAGACAACAGAAACTGTGAGTCGGAAAAGCAAGTTGAGGTACAGCTAAACGGCCATACTTCAACACCGAAAAATGGTCCACTTAGGGCCGAAGATGAGTGGACAATTCTGGAACATGTATTCCGAGTGCTGGCTGACGAGGGTTACCTTGGTCCCGAGACACACCAGAAGCCGGTGGTTACGTTTGAATATCCGGACGATTTACAG AAGTTGATTCACTTCCCAATGGATGAAAAGACACCGAATAGTGCGGCAACGGTCGAACGAATTATCCGGCAAGTGTTGCAGTATTCTGTCCGCACCGGTCACAATCATTTCCACAATCAACTGTTTGCCGGTGTCGATCCGTACGGATTGACCGGAAGCTGGATTACGGAGGCGCTCAATACCAGCCA ATATACATTCGAGGTTGGACCAACGTTTACGCTGATTGAGGATGCGGTCATCGACAAATGCTTGCGAATGTTCGATTTCGGTGATGGCGATGGAATCCTCTGTCCAGGTGGTTCCATGTCCAACATGTACGCTATGGTTGCGGCCCGATATCGCACGGTGCCGGACGTAAAGCGTATCGGTGTATCAAATCTTGCGGAACCTTTGGTTGTGTTCACATCCGAAGAT GCCCATTATAGCATTACCAAGGGTGTACACTGGCTTGGGATTGGATTGAACAATCTGGTCAAGGTAAAAAGTGACCGCCGAGGATGCATGATACCGGAAGAGCTCGAGCTAGCCATCCAGAGCGTGCTTGACTCTGGCCGGAAACCATTCTTCGTTAATGCAACGGCCGGTACAACCGTTCTCGGAGCGTTCGATGATTTTAATCTCATCGCCGATGTTTGCCAACGGTACGGCATTTGGCTACACATAGACGCTTGCCTTGGAGGTACCGCCATTCTGTCTCGCCGTCACAAATATCTACTAAATGGCGTTAATCGTGCGCAATCGCTTGCCTGGAACCCGCACAAAACACTCGGCGCTCCACTGCAGTGTTCGATTTTCCTTATCAAGGAACGTGGCCTGCTGCATGAATGCAACGCGGCCAAGGCGGACTATCTGTTCCAGCAGGATAAGTTCTACGACATTTCGTACGATACGGGCGACAAAAGTGTGCAGTGTGGCCGAAAGGTAGATGCGTTCAAGTTTTGGCTCATGTACAAGGCGCGCGGTTCGGACGGACTGGAAGCGCTCGTCGACAATGCCTTTGAGTGTGCCCGGTCATTACACGAACAGCTTCGAAACAGGACCGGTTTTCGCTTGGTGTTGGAAGAGTTTCAATATACCAACATAAGTTTCTGGTACGTGCCATCGTGGATGCGAGTAGCCGGACCAGAACACGAGACGAGCGATTGGTGGCAACGGTTGTACAGCATTACGGCAGATATAAAGGAACAGATGGTAAAGTGTGGAACCGTGCTGGTCGGTTACGTTCCGCTGCTGCATAAAGGGATAGGTAATTTCTTCCGCATGGTTGTTACTTGTCATCCGCGGCCAACGCCCGAAACGATGCAGTACATTATTGACGAAATCGAACGTGTTGGTGAGGACTTGATGCCACAAAAGGGAGCCTGCTTGTCAAGAAAATgctaa
- the LOC125765159 gene encoding protein OPI10 homolog has protein sequence MLNALGVIVSGRLVQTDFQQISESHFLITIPDADNVNHVVVFLTGTIPFPEGMAGGVYFSWPDPNAPPNWQLLGYISNTKPSAIFKISQLKKLDEITGQTTMMNNVFGSNLPISHIAQIGVSIEPESSLVQQTPSTTTSSTYYQFGQKILENFFNFVTSFSVTQSQMTPAPNETFVPLSTIQTWYTNFERRLQQNPNFWKN, from the exons ATGTTAAATGCACTAGGGGTGATTGTATCCGGTCGACTA GTTCAAACAGATTTCCAGCAGATAAGTGAGTCCCATTTCCTTATTACCATTCCGGATGCGGATAATGTAAACCATGTGGTGGTGTTCCTGACGGGTACCATTCCATTCCCGGAAGGTATGGCCGGCGGAg TTTATTTCAGTTGGCCCGATCCAAATGCACCACCGAACTGGCAGCTGCTTGGGTACATTTCCAACACGAAACCATCGGCAATCTTTAAAATATCGCAGCTCAAGAAGCTAGACGAAATTACCGGCCAGACTACGATGATGAACAATGTGTTTGGTAGCAATCTTCCGATATCACACATTGCACAAATCGGCGTGTCCATCGAGCCGGAAAGCTCGCTTGTACAGCAAACCCCCTCGACG ACCACGTCGAGCACCTACTACCAGTTCGGTCAGAAGATACTGGAGAACTTTTTCAACTTTGTCACCAGCTTCTCGGTGACGCAAAGCCAAATGACACCGGCACCAAATGAAACGTTTGTCCCCCTGTCGACGATACAAACGTGGTACACCAACTTCGAGCGTAGATTGCAGCAAAATCCAAActtttggaaaaattaa
- the LOC125765152 gene encoding uncharacterized protein LOC125765152 isoform X1 gives MSHPYVCSYIESNICWCSCSAISLINTVRLCEDLLATMNIEISRLTMASAEHGTDQADRGMRKEYFNSSGAGKFLPPVLKLLELAVAIVCIGLIDDPAHNSRLRVFISSRTVALAYATFAMFLVFSVVYLFGKVIRDNFPWKLSSLLNLTGFILYLATAACILSDWSETKNRNYWPPNTQRMDFLCGAGSVAVVGALFYLIDLIVTVRLGMKGEIE, from the exons ATGAGTCATCCATATGTGTGTTCCTACATTGAATCTAACATTTGCTGGTGCTCTTGCAGTGCTATATCGCTGATTAATACTGTGAGACTGTGTGAAGATTTGTTGGCTACCATGAACATAG AAATCTCACGTCTTACGATGGCCAGCGCAGAACATGGAACGGATCAGGCTGATCGTGGCATGCGCAAGGAGTACTTCAACAGCAGTGGAGCGGGCAAATTTTTGCCACCCGTTTTGAAACTTCTAGAGCTG GCTGTCGCAATCGTTTGCATCGGACTGATCGATGATCCAGCCCACAATTCGCGGCTTCGCGTGTTCATCTCATCGCGCACCGTGGCGCTGGCTTACGCCACCTTCGCCATGTTTTTGGTATTCTCCGTGGTCTATCTGTTCGGAAAGGTTATACGGGACAA CTTTCCGTGGAAACTGAGCTCACTGCTGAACTTGACCGGTTTCATCTTATACTTGGCGACAGCGGCATGCATTTTGAGCGATTGGTCCGAGACGAAGAACCGAAACTATTGGCCACCGAACACGCAAAG AATGGATTTCCTATGCGGTGCTGGTTCGGTTGCAGTGGTTGGTGCGTTGTTCTACTTGATCGATCTAATTGTCACCGTGCGCCTAGGCATGAAGGGTGAAATTGAGTAA
- the LOC125765152 gene encoding uncharacterized protein LOC125765152 isoform X2, whose translation MGNSKFSRNQKKDESQKVEEGATEASPPKSSKNEISRLTMASAEHGTDQADRGMRKEYFNSSGAGKFLPPVLKLLELAVAIVCIGLIDDPAHNSRLRVFISSRTVALAYATFAMFLVFSVVYLFGKVIRDNFPWKLSSLLNLTGFILYLATAACILSDWSETKNRNYWPPNTQRMDFLCGAGSVAVVGALFYLIDLIVTVRLGMKGEIE comes from the exons ATGGGCAATTCGAAATTTTCACGCAATCAAAAGAAAGACGAAAGTCAAAAGGTGGAAGAGGGTGCAACAGAAGCTTCGCCaccaaaatcttcaaaaaacg AAATCTCACGTCTTACGATGGCCAGCGCAGAACATGGAACGGATCAGGCTGATCGTGGCATGCGCAAGGAGTACTTCAACAGCAGTGGAGCGGGCAAATTTTTGCCACCCGTTTTGAAACTTCTAGAGCTG GCTGTCGCAATCGTTTGCATCGGACTGATCGATGATCCAGCCCACAATTCGCGGCTTCGCGTGTTCATCTCATCGCGCACCGTGGCGCTGGCTTACGCCACCTTCGCCATGTTTTTGGTATTCTCCGTGGTCTATCTGTTCGGAAAGGTTATACGGGACAA CTTTCCGTGGAAACTGAGCTCACTGCTGAACTTGACCGGTTTCATCTTATACTTGGCGACAGCGGCATGCATTTTGAGCGATTGGTCCGAGACGAAGAACCGAAACTATTGGCCACCGAACACGCAAAG AATGGATTTCCTATGCGGTGCTGGTTCGGTTGCAGTGGTTGGTGCGTTGTTCTACTTGATCGATCTAATTGTCACCGTGCGCCTAGGCATGAAGGGTGAAATTGAGTAA
- the LOC125765152 gene encoding uncharacterized protein LOC125765152 isoform X3, which yields MASAEHGTDQADRGMRKEYFNSSGAGKFLPPVLKLLELAVAIVCIGLIDDPAHNSRLRVFISSRTVALAYATFAMFLVFSVVYLFGKVIRDNFPWKLSSLLNLTGFILYLATAACILSDWSETKNRNYWPPNTQRMDFLCGAGSVAVVGALFYLIDLIVTVRLGMKGEIE from the exons ATGGCCAGCGCAGAACATGGAACGGATCAGGCTGATCGTGGCATGCGCAAGGAGTACTTCAACAGCAGTGGAGCGGGCAAATTTTTGCCACCCGTTTTGAAACTTCTAGAGCTG GCTGTCGCAATCGTTTGCATCGGACTGATCGATGATCCAGCCCACAATTCGCGGCTTCGCGTGTTCATCTCATCGCGCACCGTGGCGCTGGCTTACGCCACCTTCGCCATGTTTTTGGTATTCTCCGTGGTCTATCTGTTCGGAAAGGTTATACGGGACAA CTTTCCGTGGAAACTGAGCTCACTGCTGAACTTGACCGGTTTCATCTTATACTTGGCGACAGCGGCATGCATTTTGAGCGATTGGTCCGAGACGAAGAACCGAAACTATTGGCCACCGAACACGCAAAG AATGGATTTCCTATGCGGTGCTGGTTCGGTTGCAGTGGTTGGTGCGTTGTTCTACTTGATCGATCTAATTGTCACCGTGCGCCTAGGCATGAAGGGTGAAATTGAGTAA